In the genome of Delphinus delphis chromosome 15, mDelDel1.2, whole genome shotgun sequence, one region contains:
- the ANKS4B gene encoding ankyrin repeat and SAM domain-containing protein 4B has protein sequence MSTRYHQAASDSYLELLKEATKRDLNLSDEDGMTPTLLAAYHGNLEALEIICSRGGDPDRCDIWGNTPLHYAASNGHAHCVSFLINFGANIFALDNDLQSPLDAAASREQSECVGLLDNAATAQNIMNPKKVTRLKEQAQKNARRQIKECERLQEKHQNKMARTYNKEESGTLSSSKGTFSRSSLSNVSASNTFGSLSKGIKDTFKLKFKKNKDTAEPLGKERTSGPKNVMEVFREEDEDPFSGDFKEKLQFSVKADSCVQHESILNRPGLGNVVFRRNRILSPEDISDSKRELGLKMPSELLQRQGGPEADEEGAENHHEDDLPWDEDEVEWEEDVVDATPLEVFLQSHYLEEFLPIFMREQIDLEALLLCSDEDLQSIQMQLGPRKKVLSAINRRKQVLQQPGQLVDTSL, from the exons ATGTCCACTCGCTACCACCAAGCTGCTAGTGATAGCTACCTGGAACTTCTGAAAGAGGCCACCAAGAGAGATCTGAATCTTTCTGATGAAGATGGCATGACTCCCACACTCCTGGCAGCCTACCATGGGAACCTGGAAGCCCTAGAAATAATCTGCAGCAGAGG AGGGGATCCTGATAGATGTGACATCTGGGGAAATACTCCTTTACATTATGCAGCCTCCAATGGTCATGCCCACTGTGTCTCATTCCTGATCAACTTTGGAGCCAACATCTTTGCCCTGGACAACGATTTACAGTCTCCACTGGACGCTGCTGCCAGCAGAGAGCAGAGTGAATGTGTTGGTCTCTTGGATAATGCTGCCACCGCCCAGAACATCATGAACCCCAAGAAGGTCACCAGGCTGAAGGAGCAGGCTCAGAAGAATGCCAGGAGGCAGATCAAAGAGTGTGAGAGGCTCCAGGAGAAGCACCAAAATAAGATGGCCCGCACCTACAACAAGGAGGAATCTGGGACTCTTTCTTCTTCCAAGGGCACTTTCTCCAGGTCATCCCTTTCAAATGTTTCTGCTTCCAACACATTTGGGTCGCTGTCTAAGGGCATTAAAGACACCTTTAAATTAAAGTTCAAGAAGAACAAAGATACAGCAGAGCCGTTAGGGAAGGAGAGAACAAGTGGGCCGAAGAATGTGATGGAAGTGTTCAGAGAGGAGGACGAAGACCCCTTCTCAGGGGACTTCAAAGAGAAGCTCCAGTTCTCAGTAAAGGCGGACAGCTGTGTGCAACACGAATCCATTCTCAACCGTCCAGGTCTAGGAAATGTTGTTTTTAGAAGGAACAGAATATTGAGCCCTGAAGACATCTCAGACAGCAAGAGGGAGTTGGGGTTGAAAATGCCCAGTGAATTGCTTCAGAGACAAGGAGGACCTGAGGCTGATGAAGAGGGAGCGGAAAACCACCATGAAGATGATCTGCCTTGGGATGAGGATGAAGTGGAATGGGAGGAAGATGTGGTTGATGCTACTCCCCTGGAAGTGTTCTTGCAGTCCCACTACCTGGAAGAATTCCTTCCTATTTTCATGAGAGAGCAGATTGATCTGGAAGCTCTGCTGCTTTGCTCTGATGAGGACCTTCAGAGCATACAGATGCAGCTGGGTCCCAGGAAGAAAGTCCTTAGTGCCATAAACAGAAGGAAGCAGGTGCTACAACAGCCTGGGCAGTTGGTCGACACCAGCCTCTGA